Below is a window of Rubricoccus marinus DNA.
CTGACATGTTGCGAACTGACGAGGCGGGTAGCCAGTCAGCTTAGCCCCGCGGTCCAACTCTTCGACGGGCACGCCATCCTCCAATGGGTCCTCCGGCGCCGAAGGGCCTCGTGAGCGCTGCCAAACGTGTGATGACCAGGTCGTAGACGTAAGGTGGGGAATCCGAGAGGGTCGCGGTCACGGGCTGCGCGTCGACTCCGCCCTCTCCCCAGTAGGTTGGACGCCGGCCATAAAAGTGCTCGGAGCGGTTAGCGGGGCGACGCCTGGGTACAGCACAAACATGACGGGGTAGGGCTTCCCACCGAAGGGGGGCGCCAGTGAGGGCTAGTACTCGGACGGGAGGAGGACCGTGGTGGCGGAGCGGTCAGCCTCGGTGATGATCCAGAGCCGCCCCCCGGCCGTCTCGTAGGCCGAGAGGACGCGGGTGCCTTCCTCGACAGCGCGGTCGTTGGCCCGTGCGTCGTGCTCGGAGACGGCGCCCCAGTCGCCAGCCCGGTGGCGGTGGAGGAGCCCCACGACGTCGAGGCTGTGGCTGCGGACGACCTCGAGGGCGCCCGGCGTGGCGACCACGTGCCCGAGCGGAAGGCGGACGGGGCGGGTTTGGCGACGTTTCGTCTTGGCAGCGGTCGTGCTCATGGCAGCGGTGGTTGAGGCGGATGGGTCCCCCGGCGTGGAGGCGTTCGCCACTCGGCGCCTCCTCGCCGGGAGAGCCCAGCCACCACCTGCTGCGGGTAATACTCCTCAGCTACATCAGCCCCCGCTCGGCGAGGCTCGTGTAGGACGGGCGACCGTCCTCTCCGTGGTCGGTCAGGATGAGGTGGTCGTGGACCGGGATGCCCATGACCTTGCCCGCCTCGACGAGCTGCCGCGTGACCGTCACGTCCTCCCGGCTCGGCTCCGGGTTGCCCGATGGGTGGTTGTGCGCGAGGAGCACCGCCGCCGCGTTCGCCAACACGGCCGCCTTGAACACCTGGCGCGGCTCGACGATCGACGCCGCCAGTCCCCCGACGGAGGCCACGTGGAGCCCGGTCAGCGTGTTGGCAGTGTCGAGGAAGGCGACCACGAACTCCTCGCGGTCGCGGTCCGAGAAGTACTCCGCCAGCACGGCCGCCGCGTCAGCGGGCGAGCGGACCTGGTCCCTCGTCGGGAACGTGAACGTCCGCTCGCGGACGAGCCGGGTCGTGTAGAGCGGGACGCCCGAGAACAGGGCGTCCCGGTAGGCCACGTGCACCTCGGGCTGGCGGAGCACGTGGGCAGGCTCTCGGACGACAGATTGAGGGCTCCCCGCCAGAGGCTCGGTCACCGAGCCGTACAGCACAGTCCGCCGCGCAAACCACGGCGCGTCGGACTCCAGCCGCCGGAGCCGCCCGCTCACGGCGAGGCGCCGGGCGTGGTACCGCTCGCGGCGGTCGAGCTTGGGCTGAGGGACGACGGGATCGCCGCCGTAGCGGTCGCCGCCCTCGGGCATCTTGGCTTCGATGTCGCGGAGCACG
It encodes the following:
- a CDS encoding JAB domain-containing protein, encoding MTALNLHVLRDIEAKMPEGGDRYGGDPVVPQPKLDRRERYHARRLAVSGRLRRLESDAPWFARRTVLYGSVTEPLAGSPQSVVREPAHVLRQPEVHVAYRDALFSGVPLYTTRLVRERTFTFPTRDQVRSPADAAAVLAEYFSDRDREEFVVAFLDTANTLTGLHVASVGGLAASIVEPRQVFKAAVLANAAAVLLAHNHPSGNPEPSREDVTVTRQLVEAGKVMGIPVHDHLILTDHGEDGRPSYTSLAERGLM